ACGTCGCCGCCGGCCGGCTCAGCTTCACGCTCGATCTGGCCGAGGCGATGCGCGGCGCCGAGGCGGTGTTCATCGCCGTGGGCACGCCCACGCGGCGCGGCGACGGCCATGCCGACCTGACCTATGTGATGGCCGCGGCCGAGGAGATCGCCCACGCGCTTGAACATTACGCGGTGGTGGTGACCAAATCGACCGTGCCGATCGGCACCAACCGCAAGGTGGCCGAGGTGATCCGCGGGGCCAATCCGGCCGCCGATTTCGACGTGGCCTCAAACCCCGAATTCCTGCGTGAAGGCGCGGCCATCGACGACTTCATGCGCCCGGACCGCGTGGTGGTGGGCGTGGAATCCGAGCGGGCGAAGCAGGTGATGGCCGACATCTACCGCCCGCTGTTCCTGCGCGACTTCCCGGTGGTCTATACCGGGCTGGAGAGCGCCGAGATGATCAAATATGCCGCGAACGCCTTCCTCGCGACGAAGATCACCTTCATCAACGAGATCGCCGCGCTTTGCGAACGGGTGGGTGCCGACATCAAGGCCGTGTCGAAGGGCATGGGCCTCGACGGGCGGATCGGCAACAAGTTCCTGCACGCCGGGCCGGGCTATGGCGGCTCGTGTTTCCCCAAGGATACCAAAGCGCTGGCGCGGATGGGGCAGGAACATGCCTCTCCCATCCAGATCGTCGAGACGGTCATCAAGGTCAATGACGAGATCAAGCGCCGCATGATCGAGAAGATCGAGGATCTCTGCGACGGCTCGTGCCGCGACAAGACCATCGCCGTCCTGGGCGTGACCTTCAAGCCCAACACCGACGACATGCGCGACGCGCCCTCGCTGACCATCGTGCCGGCGCTGATCGGGGCAGGGGCGAAGGTCCGCGTGGTCGACCCGCAGGGCCGGCACGAGGGCGAGACGCTGCTGCCCGGCGTCCGCTGGATGGAGGATGCCTATGCCGCGGCCGAGGGCGCCTCGGTGCTGGTGATCCTGACCGAATGGAACGAGTTCCGCGCGCTCGACCTGTCCCGGCTGGCCCGTGTCATGGCCGAGCCGAAGATGGCCGACCTGCGCAACGTCTATGCGCCGGCCGATGCGGCAAGGGCCGGCTTCACCACTTACGTCGGGGTCGGCCGCTAGGAGATGCGAATGGGTGATCGGGTTCTGGTGACGGGCGGCGCGGGCTATATCGGCTCGCACGCCTGCAAGGTGTTGAAGCGCGCGGGATTCGAGCCCGTCACCTTCGACAACCTGTCGACCGGCTGGGCGGGGGCGGTGAAGTTCGGCCCGCTCGCCTGCGGGGACCTGATGGACCGCGCCTCGATCGACGCGACGCTGGAGGAATGGAAGCCTGTCGCGGTGATGCATTTCGCGGCGCTCTCGCTGGTGGGCGAATCCATGCGCGATCCCGCGACCTACTGGCGGGTGAACGTGACCGGCGCGCTGAACCTGATCGAGGCGACGGTGGCGCATGGCATCCGCAACTTCGTCTTCTCCTCGACCTGCGCGACCTATGGCGATCAGGATGGCGTGGTGCTTGACGAGGATACGCCGCAGCGCCCGATCAACGCCTATGGCGCCTCGAAGCGCGCCATCGAGGAGATGCTGGCCAACTTCGGCGCTTCCTTCGGGCTCAATCACACGATCTTCCGCTATTTCAACGTGGCGGGCGCCGACCCCGAGGCCGAGATCGGCGAGCAGCACGAGCCCGAGACGCATCTGATCCCGCTGATGCTGGATGCTGTGGCGGGCAAGCGGCCGGCGCTGACCGTCTTCGGCACCGATTATCCGACGCATGACGGCACCTGCATCCGCGACTATGTGCACGTGATGGATCTGGCGCAGGCGCATGTGCTGGGGCTGAACCGGCTGCTCGACGGCGGGGCGAGCCGGGTGTTCTGCCTTGGCACCGGGCGCGGCTTCTCGGTCCGCGAGGTGATCGAGCATTCGCGCGCCGTCACCAACCGCGAGGTTCCCATCGTCTATGGCGACCGCCGGCCGGGCGACGCGACGGCGCTGGTCTGCGGCTCGGAACGCGCGGTGAAGGAGCTTGGGTGGGAGCCGGGCCTGTCGACCCTGCCGCACATGATCGCCGATGCCTGGCGCTGGCATCAGGCGCCGAAACACACATGAGGACAACCGCTTGACCGATCCCGTCGCCGCCCGTCTCGACGCTGCACAGGAGGTGGCGGCGGAAGCCGGGCGCCTCGCGCTCGATTTCTTCGCGCACCGCGAGAGCCTTGCCATCGAGGCCAAGGCCAGCCCGCAGGACATCGTCAGCCGCGCCGACCGCGAGGTCGAGACGCTGATCCGCGACCGCCTCGCCGCAGCGTTCCCCGAGGACGGCTTTCTGGGCGAGGAGCATGGCGCGCAGGAGGGCAGCAGCGGCTTCACCTGGGTGATCGACCCGATCGACGGCACCTCGCCCTTCCTTGCCGGTTTGCCGCACTGGTGCGTGGTGCTCGCGCTGGTGCGGGACGGCGAGACGGTCGCCGGCGTGATCGAGCATCCGCTGGCGCAGGAGACCTTCACCGCGCGCCGCGGCCACGGCGCCCATCTCAACGGCCAGCGCCTGACCGCGCGGCCTGACCTGCGGATCTCGAACTGCAACGTGGCGCTGGGCGCAAGCCACCGCACATCCCCGGATTTCGCCTCGGCGCTGGTGCGGGAACTCATGCGCCGCGGTGGCATCTTCTACCGCAACGGCTCGGGCGCGATCATGCTCGCCTCGGTCGCGGCGGGCCGGCTTGGCGGCTATTACGAGCCGCACATGCATCCCTGGGACTGCCTTGCGGCGCTTCTGATGGTCGAGGAGGCGGGCGGACGATCCGCCCCCTTCCCGAAATGCCCCGGTGGTGGCATGGTGCTCGTCGCCGCACCGAACGTGTGGGACGAATTGCAAGCCGTCGTGAAGGCAGCAGAGGGACAGGCAGGATGAAGGGCAGGATGGGCGCCGCGGCTGTCGCGGTGGCGCTAATGTTGGCGGGCTGTGGCGGAGGGGACCGCGAGCCGGCTCCGACCCGCGGACCCTCGGGATCCCCCGAGGTGATGCGCTTGGTGACCGATTACGCGCGGCAGTATCAGGTGCCGCCGTCGCTGATGCACCGCGTGGTGCGGCACGAAAGCGGCTACAACCCGGCCGCGCGCAACGGCCCCTACATGGGGCTCATGCAGATCGCGCCGCAGACCGCGCGCACGATGGGCCATCGCGGGCCGGCGGAAAGCCTGCTCGATGCCGAGACCAACCTGCGCTATGGCGGGAAATACCTGCGCGGCGCCTGGCTCGTGTCCCGCGGCAACGAGGAGCGGGCGATCGAGTGGTATCGCAAGGGCTACTATTACGAGGCCAAGCGGATGGGCCTTCTGGAAGAGACCGGCCTTCGCTGACCCGTTCCGCGCGGCGGGACTTGCGCCGCGCCTCTTCTTCGCGCTAAGCCTGTGGCTGTGACAGGGGCGTCCGGGCATCCGGGCTGAGAAGCACCCTTTGAACCTGAACCAGGTCATGCTGGCGGAGGAAGTCGCGGTGCTGCAGGTCCCCCCATGGATGCATGCCCTCGTTCTCCCTCTGCGGAAGGAGAGCGATGGAGAACTGCGGAGCCTATCTCGACACGATGCGGCGCACGGCGCCGCTGGTGCAGTGCATCACCAATTTCGTGGCGATGAACGTCATGGCGAACGTGCTGCTGGCGGCGGGCGCCTCGCCCGCCATGGTGCATGACGCCGAGGAATCGGCCGAGTTCGCCGGCATCGCGCATGTCCTGACCATCAACATGGGCACGCCCAGCCCGCGCTGGATCGAGGGCATGGTCGCGGCGGCCGAAGGCGCCGCGGCGGCGGGGCGGCCATGGGTGCTCGATCCGGTGGCGGTGGGGGCCACGGCGTTCCGGCGCGATCTGGGCGCGCGGCTTCTGGCGCTGAAGCCCGCGGTGATCCGCGGCAATGCCTCGGAGATCCTTGCCCTCGCCGGGGCCGGGGCGCGCGGCAAGGGCGCCGACAGCGCCGACCCGGTCGCCGCGGCGGAAGATGGCGCGCGGCGGCTCGCGGCATCCTCCGGGGCGGTGGTGGCGGTGACGGGGCCGGTCGATTTCGTCACCGATGGCGTCCGCGCCTTCCGCTGCGCCAATGGCCATGCGCTGATGCCGAAGGTCACCGCGCTTGGCTGTTCGCTGACCGGCATCGTCGGCGCCTTCGTCAGCGGCCAGCCGAGGCTCGAGGCGACGGTGGCGGCGCTCGCCTTCTTCGGCCTTGCCGGGGAACGCGCGGCCCATGGGGCCGAGGGGCCGGGCAGCTTCCAGGTCCGCTTCCTCGACGCGCTGCACGGGCTGACCGCTGCAGACCTCGACCGCGGCGCGCGGGTGGAGGCGGCATGAACCTCTCGCTCTATTTCGTGACGCCGGACGGGGGCGAGGGGCTCGAGGATCTGGTCCTTGCCGCCGTCCGGGGCGGCGCGACGCTGGTGCAGTTGCGCGACAAGCAGGCGCCGGACGCCGATCTGATCGACCGCGCCCGCCGGCTGGTCGCGATGCTTGCGCCGTTCGGCGTGCCGCTGATCGTGAACGACCGGGTCGAGGTGGTGCTGGCCTCGGGTGCGGCGGGTCTGCATGTCGGGCAGGGCGATCTGCCGGTCGAGGAGGCGCGGCGGCGGCTCGGCCCTGACCGGCTGCTGGGTCTTTCCGTCGAACGGCTGGAGCATGTGAAGGCCATGCCGCTCGGCCTCGTGGACTATGTCGGCGCCGGGCCGGTGCGGGCGACCGCCTCGAAGCCCGACCACGCGCCGCCCATCGGCTTCGAGGGGCTGGCCGCGCTGGTCGCCGCCGCGCCTGTTCCGGCGGTGGCGATCGGTGGCCTTGGCCCTGGCGATGCGGCGGCGGTGCGGCAGGCAGGGGCCGCGGGCATGGCGATCGTCTCGGCCATCGGTGCGGCGACGGACGCGGAAGCGGCGGCGCGCGCGCTGGCTTTCGAATGGGGGCAGGCATGATCCCGAACATCCTGTCCATCGCGGGCTCCGACCCCTCGGGCGGCGCCGGCATTCAGGCCGACATCAAGGCGATCAGCGCGAACGGCGGCTACGCCATGGCCGCGCTGACCGCACTGACCGCCCAGAACACCCGCGGCGTGACCGGGGTGCAGCTGATCGACCCGGCCTTCGTGGTGGCGCAGCTCCGCGCGGTCTTCGACGACATCCGCGTGGATGCGGTGAAGATCGGGATGCTCGGCACCGCCGGTATCGCCGGGGCGGTGGCCGAGGAACTGGAGGCGCGCGGCGTTCCGGTCGTGCTCGACCCGGTGATGGTCGCCAAGGGCGGCGACCGGCTGCTGGCCGCCGAGGCGGTGGCCGCGCTGCGTGCGCGACTGCTGCCGCTGGCCGCCATTGTCACCCCGAACCTGCCCGAGGCCGCCGACCTGCTGGGCGAGGCCGAGGCCCGCGACCGCGCCGGCATGGAGCGGCAGGCGCGGGCGCTTCTGGCGCTGGGGCCGCGGGCGGTGCTGCTGAAGGGCGGGCATCTGGCGGGCGAGGATTGCCCGGACCTGTTCCTTGATGCCGATCGGGCGGAATGGCTGGTCTCGCCGCGCACCGATACCCGAAACACGCACGGGACGGGCTGCACGCTTTCGTCCGCGCTTGCCACCCATCTGGCGCTGACGGGCGATGCCCTCGGCGCCGCGGTGGCGGCCAAGGCCTATGTCTCGCGCGCCATTGCCGGGGCAGACCGGCTCGGGGTCGGCCATGGTCACGGGCCGACCGATCACTTCGCGATGCTGAGGACTCCCGCATGAAACGCATGGCCCTTCTGGCCCTTCTGCTGCCCGCCCCGGTCGCGGCCCAACCGCTGACCGTGGTGCTCGACTGGTTCGTCAATCCCGACCATGGCCCGATCATCGTGGCCGCGCGTCAGGGCTGGTTCGACGAGGCAGGGCTTGAGGTCGAGATCGTCGCCCCCGCCGATCCGGCCGATCCGCCGAAGATGGCGGCCTCGGGGCAGGCGGATCTGGCGATCACCTACCAGCCGCAACTCTATCTGCAACATGCCGAGGGTCTGCCGCTGGTGCGGGTGGGGACGCTGATCGACAGCCCGCTTTACTGCGTCATGGCCCGGGCCGAGGGGCCGGTGGCCGGTCTGGCCGACCTGAAGGGCCGGAAGGTGGGCTTCTCCGTGGCCGGCATCGAGGAGGCGCTGCTGCACACCATGCTGCGCACCAACGGCGTCGAGCCCGCCGAGGTCGAATTCGTCAACGTGAACTTCGCCCTGACGCCGGCGCTGGCCGCGGGCCAGGTCGATGCGGTCGCGGGCGCCTTCCGCAACTTCGAGCTGCACCAGATCGCGGCCACCGGCTCGCAAGGGCGGTGCTTCCTGCCCGAACAGAACGGCGTGCCCGTCTATGACGAACTGATCTACGTCGCGAACCCCGAGACGATGGACCGCGAAGCCGTGGCCACCTTCCTGAAGGTCACCGAGCGGGCGGCGGCCTTCATCGCCCAGCATCCGCAGGAGGCGTGGGATGTGTTCCGCGGCTGGTCGGCCGAGGTCGACGATGCGCTGAACGCCGCCGCCTGGGGGGATACGCTGCCGCATTTCGCGGCGCACCCGCTGGCGCTGGACGAGGCGCGCTATGCGGACTTCGGCCGCTACATGCAGCAGGTCGGGCTGATCCCCGCCGCGCCGGGGGTGCAGGAGATCGCGGTGGATCTCGGCCGGTGAGCCGCTGTCAGGCCACCGCATTGGCGCGCGCTGGCTCGGAGGACTTCGGACTCGAGGGGACGGCCTGGCTGGGCGACCGGCCACTGTTCCGCGATGTGCGCCTGGACCTGCCCCCGGGCTGGACCTGCCTGCTCGGCGCCTCGGGCGCGGGGAAAAGCACGATTCTGCGCCTGCTTGCGAGCCTGCCCACCGGCGCGCACTTCGAAGGCCGCATCCGCGCGCCGCAGCGGTTGGCCTGGATGGCGCAGGAGGACCTGCTGCAGCCGCGGCTCGGCGTGCTGGGCAACGTGCTGCTGGGCTGCCGGCTGAGGGGAGAGCGCGCCGATGCCGCCCGGGCCCGCGCCCTTCTGGCCTCGGTCGGACTCGAGGGCATGGAGGATCGCGCGCCGGCGAGCCTTTCGGGCGGGCAGCGGCAGCGCGTGGCACTGGCGCGGGCGCTGATGGAGAGGGCGCCGCTGGCCCTGCTGGACGAGCCGTTCTCGGCGCTCGACGCCGGCACGCGGCGACGGATGCAGGACCTCGCCCGGGCGCAGCTTTCGGGCGCCGCCGTGCTGCTCGTCACCCATGACCCGATGGAGGCGCTGCGGCTGGGCGACCGTGTCTGGCTGTTGTCCCGCGCCGGGCTGGAGCCGGTGGACACGCCACCCGACGCGCCGCCGCGCAGTCTGCAGAGCCTTGCCGCGGCCTCCGAGGCGCTGATGGCGCGGCTGGCATGAAGGCTCTTGGTCCGGCACTGGCGATGGTCGCGCTCTGGCAGGCGGTGGTGATGCTGACGGGGGTGCCCGCCTTCATCCTGCCCGCCCCGCTGGCCGTGCTGCGCGAACTGGTGTCCAGCCGGACGCTGCTTCTGTCCAGCGCGGCCACCACCCTGGCCGAGATCGGGGCAGGGCTGGTGGCGGGCTGCCTCGCCGGACTGCTGGCGGGACTTGCCACCGCGCTTTCGGACAGGATCGCCCGGCTGCTGCGCC
This portion of the Rhodobacter sp. CZR27 genome encodes:
- a CDS encoding UDP-glucose/GDP-mannose dehydrogenase family protein, with the protein product MKIAMIGTGYVGLVSGVCFSDFGHEVVCVDKDPSKIAKLNDGKVPIFEPGLDALMARNVAAGRLSFTLDLAEAMRGAEAVFIAVGTPTRRGDGHADLTYVMAAAEEIAHALEHYAVVVTKSTVPIGTNRKVAEVIRGANPAADFDVASNPEFLREGAAIDDFMRPDRVVVGVESERAKQVMADIYRPLFLRDFPVVYTGLESAEMIKYAANAFLATKITFINEIAALCERVGADIKAVSKGMGLDGRIGNKFLHAGPGYGGSCFPKDTKALARMGQEHASPIQIVETVIKVNDEIKRRMIEKIEDLCDGSCRDKTIAVLGVTFKPNTDDMRDAPSLTIVPALIGAGAKVRVVDPQGRHEGETLLPGVRWMEDAYAAAEGASVLVILTEWNEFRALDLSRLARVMAEPKMADLRNVYAPADAARAGFTTYVGVGR
- the galE gene encoding UDP-glucose 4-epimerase GalE — its product is MGDRVLVTGGAGYIGSHACKVLKRAGFEPVTFDNLSTGWAGAVKFGPLACGDLMDRASIDATLEEWKPVAVMHFAALSLVGESMRDPATYWRVNVTGALNLIEATVAHGIRNFVFSSTCATYGDQDGVVLDEDTPQRPINAYGASKRAIEEMLANFGASFGLNHTIFRYFNVAGADPEAEIGEQHEPETHLIPLMLDAVAGKRPALTVFGTDYPTHDGTCIRDYVHVMDLAQAHVLGLNRLLDGGASRVFCLGTGRGFSVREVIEHSRAVTNREVPIVYGDRRPGDATALVCGSERAVKELGWEPGLSTLPHMIADAWRWHQAPKHT
- a CDS encoding inositol monophosphatase family protein, which gives rise to MTDPVAARLDAAQEVAAEAGRLALDFFAHRESLAIEAKASPQDIVSRADREVETLIRDRLAAAFPEDGFLGEEHGAQEGSSGFTWVIDPIDGTSPFLAGLPHWCVVLALVRDGETVAGVIEHPLAQETFTARRGHGAHLNGQRLTARPDLRISNCNVALGASHRTSPDFASALVRELMRRGGIFYRNGSGAIMLASVAAGRLGGYYEPHMHPWDCLAALLMVEEAGGRSAPFPKCPGGGMVLVAAPNVWDELQAVVKAAEGQAG
- a CDS encoding lytic transglycosylase domain-containing protein — encoded protein: MKGRMGAAAVAVALMLAGCGGGDREPAPTRGPSGSPEVMRLVTDYARQYQVPPSLMHRVVRHESGYNPAARNGPYMGLMQIAPQTARTMGHRGPAESLLDAETNLRYGGKYLRGAWLVSRGNEERAIEWYRKGYYYEAKRMGLLEETGLR
- the thiM gene encoding hydroxyethylthiazole kinase; its protein translation is MENCGAYLDTMRRTAPLVQCITNFVAMNVMANVLLAAGASPAMVHDAEESAEFAGIAHVLTINMGTPSPRWIEGMVAAAEGAAAAGRPWVLDPVAVGATAFRRDLGARLLALKPAVIRGNASEILALAGAGARGKGADSADPVAAAEDGARRLAASSGAVVAVTGPVDFVTDGVRAFRCANGHALMPKVTALGCSLTGIVGAFVSGQPRLEATVAALAFFGLAGERAAHGAEGPGSFQVRFLDALHGLTAADLDRGARVEAA
- the thiE gene encoding thiamine phosphate synthase, whose product is MNLSLYFVTPDGGEGLEDLVLAAVRGGATLVQLRDKQAPDADLIDRARRLVAMLAPFGVPLIVNDRVEVVLASGAAGLHVGQGDLPVEEARRRLGPDRLLGLSVERLEHVKAMPLGLVDYVGAGPVRATASKPDHAPPIGFEGLAALVAAAPVPAVAIGGLGPGDAAAVRQAGAAGMAIVSAIGAATDAEAAARALAFEWGQA
- the thiD gene encoding bifunctional hydroxymethylpyrimidine kinase/phosphomethylpyrimidine kinase, translating into MIPNILSIAGSDPSGGAGIQADIKAISANGGYAMAALTALTAQNTRGVTGVQLIDPAFVVAQLRAVFDDIRVDAVKIGMLGTAGIAGAVAEELEARGVPVVLDPVMVAKGGDRLLAAEAVAALRARLLPLAAIVTPNLPEAADLLGEAEARDRAGMERQARALLALGPRAVLLKGGHLAGEDCPDLFLDADRAEWLVSPRTDTRNTHGTGCTLSSALATHLALTGDALGAAVAAKAYVSRAIAGADRLGVGHGHGPTDHFAMLRTPA
- a CDS encoding ABC transporter substrate-binding protein, with product MKRMALLALLLPAPVAAQPLTVVLDWFVNPDHGPIIVAARQGWFDEAGLEVEIVAPADPADPPKMAASGQADLAITYQPQLYLQHAEGLPLVRVGTLIDSPLYCVMARAEGPVAGLADLKGRKVGFSVAGIEEALLHTMLRTNGVEPAEVEFVNVNFALTPALAAGQVDAVAGAFRNFELHQIAATGSQGRCFLPEQNGVPVYDELIYVANPETMDREAVATFLKVTERAAAFIAQHPQEAWDVFRGWSAEVDDALNAAAWGDTLPHFAAHPLALDEARYADFGRYMQQVGLIPAAPGVQEIAVDLGR
- a CDS encoding ATP-binding cassette domain-containing protein translates to MSRCQATALARAGSEDFGLEGTAWLGDRPLFRDVRLDLPPGWTCLLGASGAGKSTILRLLASLPTGAHFEGRIRAPQRLAWMAQEDLLQPRLGVLGNVLLGCRLRGERADAARARALLASVGLEGMEDRAPASLSGGQRQRVALARALMERAPLALLDEPFSALDAGTRRRMQDLARAQLSGAAVLLVTHDPMEALRLGDRVWLLSRAGLEPVDTPPDAPPRSLQSLAAASEALMARLA